CCGACGGCGCCAACACGCCGTTCCGCGGACAGAAGGACTCCAACTGGGAAGGCGGCTGGCGCGTGCCGTGCTTCATCCGCTGGCCGGGCAAGATCAAGGCCGGCTCGGTCCTTAATGGCATCGTCTCCCACATCGACATGCTGCCGACGCTGGTCGCCATCGCCGGCGACGAGGACGTCAAGGACAAGCTGCTCAAGGGCTACAAGGTCGGCGACAAGACCTTCAACGTGCACCTGGACGGTTTCAACATGGTTCCCTACTTCACGGGCAAGGTGAAGGAGAGCCCGCGCGACGCGATCATGTACTTCAGCGACGACGGTGATGTCATAGCGGTCCGCGTCGGCGACTGGAAGTTCAACCTGGCGGTGCAGCGCGCCCACCAGATGAACATCTGGGCGGAGCCGTTCGTGAAGCTTCGCGTCCCGCACATCGTCAGTCTCCGCCGGGATCCGTTCGAACTGGCCGACTTCAACTCCAACACCTACTGGGACTGGATGGTCAACCACATCCCGCAGATGTACCTGATGCAGGCCTACGTGGCATCGCAGATCGAGAGCTTCAAGAAGTTCCCGCCGCGGCAGAAGCCTGCTTCGTTCAATCTGGATGCGGTCCTGCAGCAGGTGAGCCAGCCGCACACCTGACCGGGCGAAGAATGGCAATGCCTCCGGTCGACTCGGGAGAGTCGGCCGGAGCGCTGGTGCGCGCGGTGATACGAGGGTGTGTGGGTGCCGCGTCTACCCAGCGGCACTCACGTACTTGATGCAATGGTCGGGACGGCCGGATTTGAACCGACGACCCTCTGCCCCCCAGGCAGATGCGCTACCAGGCTGCGCTACGCCCCGACGTGTATTGCGATCTCCGCCTTGCGGCGGGCGGCAAGTATAGCCGCTTGTTGCCGTGTCCGGCCATCCATCTGGCCGGTGTGCCGCGTCAGCGGCGCAGGAGCGTCAGGACCTCTTCCAGCTCCATCCGCACCTGCTTGATGATCTGCGAGCTCAGCGCGGACTCGTCCTTGGCCGATTCGCCTTCCAGGCGCAGGCGGGCGCCGCCGATGGTGTAGCCCTGTTCGTACAGCAGGCCGCGGATCTGCCGGACCATCAGCACCTCGTGCCGCTGGTAGTAACGGCGGTTGCCGCGACGCTTGACCGGATTGAGCATCGGGAACTCGGTCTCCCAGTAGCGCAGCACGTGCGGCTTGACGTCGCACAGCTCGCTGACCTCACCGATGGTGAAGTAGCGCTTGGCCGGGATCGGCGGAAGTTCACGATTGCTGCCGGGATCAAGCATGCTTCACTCCTGCCTGTTCAACGCCGCTATACGCTTCCACTCGTTCCTTGAGCTTCTGTCCTGGACGGAACGTCACCACGGTGCGCGCGGAAATCGGAATCTCCTCGCCGGTCTTCGGGTTGCGACCCGGCCGCTGGTTCTTGCGGCGCAGGTCGAAGTTGCCGAAACCCGACAGCTTCACCTGGCGGCCCTGCTCCAGCGCCTCCCGAAGGGCGTCGAAGAAGGAATCGACGAATTCCTTGGCCTCGCGCTTGTTCAGCCCGACTTCGTCGAACAGGCGCTCGGCCATCTCAGCTTTGGTCAGTGCCATCTTTTTTCCTTCAACCTCAGCCTCGGATCACGGCACCGTGTTCGCGCTGCAGGGCCTGGGTTACCGAAGCCACCGCCGCGTCCACGTCACGGTCAGTGAGCGTGCGCGATTCATCCTGCAGAATCAAGCCCATAGCAAGACTTTTGAAACCCGGTTCCACGCCCTTGCCCTGGTATTTGTCGAACAGGACCAGGTCGCGAAGAGCGGTTCCGGCGGCCCGACGAACGGCGGCCGACAGCTGGCCCCAGGTCACCGATTCAGCCACCACAAACGCCAGGTCGCGGCGCACTGACGGGTACTTCGACAGCGCGCCGGCCTTGGCCACCGCGCGGCTGAACAGCGGCTCCAGATCGAGCTCGAAGGCCACCACGTCGACGTCCAGGTCCAGCGAGCGCTGCAGGCGCGGGTGCAGATGGCCGATCCAGCCCAGGTACGCACCATCGCGGTAGACGTCGGCAGAGCGCCCCGGGTGCGCCCAGGACGGCTGCGACGGGCGGTACTCGAGGCTGGCGCCGGCAAGGGCGGCCAGGCTGTCCAGATCGCCCCTGAGGTCGTGGAAACCGGCCGGACGGGCGGTCGTCGCCCACTGCTCGGCGGTCGCCTCACCGCAGATGGCGGCGGCGATGCGCGGGGTCTCGCGCGGCGACTCGGAGCCGTTTGCGCTGAAGACATTGCCCAGCTCGAACAGGCGCACGCGCGGCTGCTGGCGCACGGTGTTGCGTGCCAGCGCGGCGACCAGGCCCGGCAGCAGGGCCGTGCGCATCACGCCCAGCTCGGCGCTGAGCGGATTGGCCAGCGGCACGGCGCCGTCGGCCTTGCCCCACTTCGCCAGCAGGTCGGCGTCGACGAAGGCGTAATTGACCGCTTCCAGATAGTCGCGCGCGGCCATCTGGCGACGGGCGCTGGCGTCCTCGACGCGGGTCTCGCTCGGCGCGACCAGGCGCGCGGCGCCGGTCGGCAGCGTCGTCGGGATCGCGTCATAGCCGTGGATGCGCGCGATCTCCTCGACCAGGTCTTCTTCGATCGCCAGATCGAAGCGGCGGCTCGGCGGAATCACGCGCCAGCCGTCGGCGAGGTTCTCGACCGACAGGCCGAGCGCGCGCAGGATGCGCTCGACTTCGGCATCGGCGACCTGCAGGCCCAGCACGCGCGCCAGGCGCGCGCGACGCAGCGTGATCGGCTGCGACGGCTGCAGGTGTTCGGGCAACGCGGCTTCGATGATCGGGCCGGTCGTGCCGCCGGCGATGTCGAGGATCAGTTTCGTCGCGTATTCGACCGCGATGCGCGGCAGTTCCGGATCGACGCCACGCTCGAAGCGGTGGCCGGCGTCGGTGTGCATGCCCAACTTGCGGCTGCGGCCGATGATCGCCGACGGCACCCAGTGCGCAGCCTCGAGGAACACGCTGCGGGTGTCATCGGTCACGCGGGTATCGAAGCCGCCCATGATGCCGCCCAGCGCGACGGCACGCGCGCCATTGCCGCCACGGCTGTCGGCGACGACGAGGAACTCCTCGTCGAGCGCGACCGTGCGGCCATCGAGCAACTTCAGTTCCTCGCCCGCGCGCGCCGGGCGCACGACGACGGCGCCTTCCAGCGTCGCCTTGTCGAAGGCGTGCATCGGCTGGCCCAGTTCGAGCATCACGTACTGGGTGACGTCGACAAGGAAGCTGATCGGGCGCACGCCACTGCGGCGCAGGCGCTCGGCCATCCAGGCCGGCGTCGGCACCTTCGCGTCGACGTTGTCGATCACGCGGCCGACGAAGCGCGGCACGCGCGCACCGGCCTGCAGCTCGACGGCCACCGTCGCGTCGCTCTGCGCCGCCATCGGTGCGGCGTCGAAATCACGCACTTCGCTCGCCAGCGCCGCCGCCACGTCGTAGGCGATGCCACGCACGCTGAAACAATCGGCGCGGTTGGGCGTGAGCTTGATCTCGATGCTGGCGTCGGGCAGTGCGAGGTACTGCGCGAGCGGCGTTCCCACCGGCGCGTCGACCGGCAGCTCGAGCAGGCCCGAAGCGTCCGGATCCACGCCCAGCTCCTTGGCCGAGCACAGCATTCCCGACGACTCCACGCCGCGCAGCTTGGCGGCCTTGATCGCGATGCCGCCGGGCAGGTTCGCGCCGACCATCGCCAGCGGTGCCTTCAGGCCCGGGCGCGCATTGGGCGCGCCGCAGACGATCTGCACGGTTCCGTTGCCGGTGTCGACCTGGCAGACCTGCAGGCGGTCGGCTTCGGGGTGTTTTTCGGCGCTGACGATGTGGCCGACGACGACGCCGTCGAGCGATTCGCCCAGCACGGTGACGTCCTCGACCTCCAGGCCGATCGCGGTCAGCGTCGCGGCGAGTTCCTCGCGCGTCGCGGTGGTCGGCACATGCTGTCGCAGCCAGTTTTCGGAGAATTTCATTGCGGCGTTGGTGTCCGGTATCTCTGCTTCGTCATCCCGGCGAACGCCGGGATCCATTTGCTGTTTCGCTTACGCGAACTGCTTCAGGAAGCGCACGTCGTTGTCGAAGAAGCTGCGCAGGTCGTCGACGCCGTAACGCAGCATCGCGAAACGCTCCACGCCCAGGCCGAAGGCATAGCCGGTGTACTTCTCCGGATCGATGCCGACGTTGCGCAGCACGTTCGGGTGGACCATGCCGCAGCCGAGCACTTCCAGCCAGCGGGTCGTACCGTCGGGCTGCTGCCAGGCGATGTCGACTTCGGCGGACGGCTCGGTGAAGGGGAAATAGCTGGGGCGGAAGCGCATCTCGAAGTCGCGCTCGAAGAACGCGCGCACGAACTCGGCCAGCGTGCCCTTGAGGTCGGCGAAACTGGCGTGCTCGTCGACGA
Above is a genomic segment from Lysobacter sp. S4-A87 containing:
- a CDS encoding MerR family transcriptional regulator; the protein is MLDPGSNRELPPIPAKRYFTIGEVSELCDVKPHVLRYWETEFPMLNPVKRRGNRRYYQRHEVLMVRQIRGLLYEQGYTIGGARLRLEGESAKDESALSSQIIKQVRMELEEVLTLLRR
- a CDS encoding integration host factor subunit alpha gives rise to the protein MALTKAEMAERLFDEVGLNKREAKEFVDSFFDALREALEQGRQVKLSGFGNFDLRRKNQRPGRNPKTGEEIPISARTVVTFRPGQKLKERVEAYSGVEQAGVKHA
- the pheT gene encoding phenylalanine--tRNA ligase subunit beta, translated to MKFSENWLRQHVPTTATREELAATLTAIGLEVEDVTVLGESLDGVVVGHIVSAEKHPEADRLQVCQVDTGNGTVQIVCGAPNARPGLKAPLAMVGANLPGGIAIKAAKLRGVESSGMLCSAKELGVDPDASGLLELPVDAPVGTPLAQYLALPDASIEIKLTPNRADCFSVRGIAYDVAAALASEVRDFDAAPMAAQSDATVAVELQAGARVPRFVGRVIDNVDAKVPTPAWMAERLRRSGVRPISFLVDVTQYVMLELGQPMHAFDKATLEGAVVVRPARAGEELKLLDGRTVALDEEFLVVADSRGGNGARAVALGGIMGGFDTRVTDDTRSVFLEAAHWVPSAIIGRSRKLGMHTDAGHRFERGVDPELPRIAVEYATKLILDIAGGTTGPIIEAALPEHLQPSQPITLRRARLARVLGLQVADAEVERILRALGLSVENLADGWRVIPPSRRFDLAIEEDLVEEIARIHGYDAIPTTLPTGAARLVAPSETRVEDASARRQMAARDYLEAVNYAFVDADLLAKWGKADGAVPLANPLSAELGVMRTALLPGLVAALARNTVRQQPRVRLFELGNVFSANGSESPRETPRIAAAICGEATAEQWATTARPAGFHDLRGDLDSLAALAGASLEYRPSQPSWAHPGRSADVYRDGAYLGWIGHLHPRLQRSLDLDVDVVAFELDLEPLFSRAVAKAGALSKYPSVRRDLAFVVAESVTWGQLSAAVRRAAGTALRDLVLFDKYQGKGVEPGFKSLAMGLILQDESRTLTDRDVDAAVASVTQALQREHGAVIRG